Proteins encoded in a region of the Fuerstiella sp. genome:
- a CDS encoding zinc-binding dehydrogenase, producing MKAAILRKFGQSLSIEEVETPQPDADEVLIRVRAAGIDGTDLKLIEGFGYRPDLPFTTGHESAGIVHEVGQDVTDFSPGDRVITYNFATCGDCFLCRSNREQLCPNMTGIVGVRGIPGGHAEFLKLPARQVVSFPESISFSDAAVLCDAGITALHAVERSELKSGETVAIIGVGGVGSYAIQFAKLAGAQVIAVDVTDTKTERALELGAGAAINSSRQDVVHEIRRMTDGGGVDCVIDVVGKELTIAGGVESLRNGGRIVIVGYTPEDYALSGKRIAQNELQIIGTRCGRKQDLMNTVRLVAEGKTQSIVTDQLPFEQINEALSKLRAGEVLGRLVLQMPESAFNAT from the coding sequence ATGAAGGCAGCCATCTTACGCAAATTCGGACAGTCTCTCTCAATCGAAGAGGTCGAAACACCTCAACCCGATGCGGACGAAGTTCTCATCCGAGTCAGAGCGGCCGGTATCGACGGAACCGATTTGAAACTGATCGAAGGATTCGGTTACCGACCGGATCTTCCTTTTACGACCGGGCACGAGTCAGCAGGCATCGTCCACGAAGTCGGTCAAGACGTGACGGACTTCAGCCCGGGTGACCGGGTGATCACATACAATTTCGCTACATGTGGTGACTGTTTTCTTTGCCGGTCGAACCGTGAGCAATTGTGTCCCAACATGACAGGGATCGTAGGGGTCCGCGGCATCCCTGGCGGTCACGCGGAATTTCTAAAATTACCGGCCCGACAGGTTGTCTCGTTCCCCGAATCAATTTCCTTTTCCGACGCGGCCGTGCTGTGCGATGCCGGTATCACGGCTCTGCATGCAGTGGAGCGGTCAGAACTGAAATCCGGGGAGACGGTCGCCATCATCGGAGTCGGCGGTGTCGGATCATACGCGATTCAGTTCGCAAAGCTCGCCGGCGCCCAGGTCATTGCGGTCGATGTGACTGACACCAAAACAGAACGAGCTCTCGAACTGGGAGCCGGTGCAGCCATCAATTCCTCTCGACAGGATGTCGTCCATGAGATTCGGCGGATGACAGATGGAGGCGGTGTCGACTGCGTGATCGATGTTGTCGGCAAAGAGTTAACCATCGCCGGCGGCGTCGAATCGTTACGCAACGGCGGACGAATCGTAATTGTCGGCTACACCCCCGAAGACTACGCTCTCAGCGGGAAACGGATCGCCCAAAACGAATTGCAGATCATCGGAACTCGCTGCGGTCGTAAGCAGGACCTGATGAACACGGTACGACTGGTTGCAGAAGGTAAAACTCAGTCGATCGTCACCGATCAGCTTCCCTTCGAACAGATAAATGAAGCACTGTCGAAACTGCGAGCCGGGGAGGTTCTGGGACGACTCGTCCTGCAGATGCCCGAGTCTGCATTCAATGCAACGTAG